The DNA sequence CTCATGTATCTACCTGTATTATGATGAAAATACTAATATGTTTTATTATATCATTTTTCAATGGAAAAAAAGGTTGATAATTTCGACAACTTATTTATGATGTTACAATTTATAATATGGTTTTTCTGTTATTCCTTAAGAATAACTATTGATTATACCTCGAGATTACAAATTTGGGGAATAACGAAAATATCGGATTTAAGTAACAACTTTACTTATATCCGATATTCATTATCCTTCAGCAAATTCACTTTTATAAATTACTCTGAATCCACCACAAAAGAAATTTTTACATTTAATCGATAGTTGACTACTTTATTGTTTTCAACTATAGCCTGCATATTGCTTACATATACGCTTTTTATATTTTTAATGGTCTTTGAAGCTTCGTTTACTGCCTCTTGAACTGCAGCCTCCCAACCATTAGTAGATTCTGAAAGAAGTTCAATAACTTTTACAACTGCCATTTAACCCCTCCAATCATCAGTCTTATTTTATCCTTAGTATAACCAAAAATAAATTAGATATTATTTATTATTCTCATAAAAAAGCACCTATCCTTTATATAAGTGCTTTTAAGAATTTATAGTGTATAAATTATAGATCTCTATTTAATATATTATAAATTAATACTACTGCTTCTTCCCCTATTTAAATAATCCTTTGGTCTAAAATATTTTCCTCCACTTATAATCCCTAATCCTCTAGCCTTCGCCACATGTCCTTTTAAATTACTGGATATCTCATCTGCATCTTCATACTCTATTTTGTATATATCCCCTAAATCATATAATGTCTTTAATCCAAAGGCTCTAATTATA is a window from the Tepidimicrobium xylanilyticum genome containing:
- a CDS encoding dodecin family protein; translation: MAVVKVIELLSESTNGWEAAVQEAVNEASKTIKNIKSVYVSNMQAIVENNKVVNYRLNVKISFVVDSE